A single window of Syntrophorhabdaceae bacterium DNA harbors:
- a CDS encoding response regulator: MVVDDEEDIARMLGEMLRRLGYASVVCDRPENALKLFLNTPERFDAVIVDEMMPVLKGTQLTRQLLRIKDDIPVILLTGHGDMISVDEARESGVRITLTKPVEKAILGEALAGLLK; this comes from the coding sequence ATGGTTGTCGATGATGAAGAGGACATCGCTAGGATGCTTGGTGAGATGCTCCGTCGCTTGGGTTATGCGTCGGTCGTGTGCGATAGGCCGGAGAATGCTCTCAAATTGTTCTTGAACACCCCGGAACGATTCGACGCAGTTATTGTGGATGAGATGATGCCGGTCTTAAAGGGAACTCAACTGACCAGACAGCTCCTCAGGATAAAAGACGATATACCGGTAATATTATTGACCGGCCATGGTGATATGATTTCAGTTGATGAGGCCCGGGAGAGCGGCGTACGGATCACCTTGACAAAGCCGGTAGAGAAAGCAATCCTTGGTGAAGCTCTCGCGGGCCTTTTGAAGTAG
- a CDS encoding peptidoglycan endopeptidase → MGKFILITFAGACFLLSTSVFVFSKTKSGDNPNRTQKERSVSGEKVKSIEGSKKQNPRLRQKAVLRKGRKDSRRARNGRAATAVFEAGEDDGEFIEYTAQKGDTVEKIAMKFDVEKDDILESNSNLTQRLSPGRVLLIPKTGESATGDDIVDFPTRALKSWKSREERYMLVKVARSFMGTPYRYGGENVRGLDSSAFVQKVYDIFDVPLPRFARDQYKTGPRISREELSVGDLVFFKTKRNAKYPTHVGIYIGDGNFIHSFPGSAGNGVKIDSLQTDFYDKAYMGATRVKKSADEVSSDAPLNHSS, encoded by the coding sequence ATGGGTAAATTCATATTGATTACATTTGCGGGTGCATGCTTCTTGCTGTCCACGTCAGTGTTTGTTTTTTCTAAAACAAAATCGGGAGATAACCCGAACCGGACGCAAAAAGAGCGTTCGGTTTCAGGTGAAAAAGTCAAAAGCATTGAAGGCTCGAAGAAGCAGAATCCGAGGCTCCGGCAGAAGGCAGTTCTGCGGAAAGGCCGTAAGGATAGCAGAAGAGCGAGAAACGGCCGCGCCGCGACTGCAGTTTTCGAGGCAGGGGAAGATGATGGCGAATTTATAGAATATACGGCCCAAAAAGGCGATACCGTCGAAAAAATCGCGATGAAATTCGACGTTGAAAAGGATGATATCCTCGAGTCAAACAGCAATCTGACTCAACGGTTGTCTCCCGGGAGGGTACTCCTCATTCCGAAGACAGGAGAGTCCGCAACGGGAGATGATATTGTGGATTTTCCGACCAGGGCCCTTAAGTCCTGGAAGAGTCGCGAAGAAAGATATATGCTCGTAAAAGTCGCCAGAAGCTTCATGGGCACCCCTTATCGCTATGGCGGCGAAAATGTGCGCGGCCTTGATTCCTCGGCATTTGTACAGAAAGTTTACGATATCTTCGATGTCCCCCTTCCGAGGTTCGCCCGGGACCAGTATAAGACGGGACCGAGGATCTCACGGGAAGAGTTGAGTGTGGGTGACCTGGTATTCTTCAAAACCAAAAGAAATGCAAAATATCCCACTCACGTGGGGATTTATATCGGTGACGGTAATTTCATCCACTCATTCCCGGGTTCTGCCGGCAATGGGGTAAAGATAGATTCCCTCCAGACCGATTTCTATGATAAGGCTTACATGGGCGCAACGAGAGTAAAGAAATCGGCGGATGAGGTTTCTTCCGACGCCCCCCTTAACCATAGCTCATGA
- a CDS encoding response regulator — protein sequence MPRPKRSEARKHVLFVDDDEILIEMNIGRLEGMGYKVTATTDSLQALALFRAHPGNFDLVITDHVMPRMTGIKLAGRLKELRPDVPIILLTGIDNETAVDEALRAGISACAPKVLSEKELAHLVEDVLREPVKGARV from the coding sequence ATGCCCCGTCCGAAACGTTCGGAGGCACGGAAACATGTTCTCTTCGTTGATGACGACGAGATCCTTATCGAGATGAATATAGGAAGGCTGGAGGGCATGGGTTACAAAGTGACGGCAACGACGGACAGCCTCCAGGCCCTTGCGCTTTTCCGCGCTCATCCCGGCAATTTCGACCTCGTCATCACCGACCACGTCATGCCCCGTATGACGGGAATCAAGCTCGCCGGGCGCCTCAAGGAGCTCCGGCCGGATGTTCCCATAATCCTGTTGACCGGTATCGATAACGAGACGGCGGTGGACGAGGCGCTTCGGGCAGGCATCAGCGCATGCGCTCCCAAGGTCCTTAGCGAAAAAGAGCTGGCCCACCTTGTGGAGGATGTTTTGCGGGAGCCGGTCAAGGGCGCGAGGGTTTAG
- a CDS encoding ABC transporter substrate-binding protein, translating to MGKGKFWGLFFALSSSLILAATPVIAAEKVYINGIDAKFPPFAYVDKAGKPDGFDVKSLDWIAKEMGFEVKHQPVDWEGIVPSLKSRKIDIVASGMSITDERKREVSFSIPYWKTRQILIAGKEARVTVEQALSDGNKIGVQRGTAEANWIKVNLIGKAGKRLELVQYDSPMLAIEDVINGRITAAAMNDAPALDAAGTKPVKILGEFGMTEEMFGYAVRKEDTELLKKVNEGLRRLMKSPYWTELKKIYIEK from the coding sequence ATGGGAAAAGGGAAGTTTTGGGGCCTGTTTTTCGCGCTGTCGTCATCACTTATCCTGGCTGCGACACCGGTCATCGCCGCCGAAAAAGTCTACATCAACGGGATCGATGCCAAATTCCCGCCTTTTGCCTATGTGGATAAAGCAGGCAAGCCGGACGGGTTCGATGTGAAGTCCCTGGACTGGATTGCGAAGGAGATGGGTTTTGAGGTGAAACACCAGCCCGTAGACTGGGAAGGGATCGTCCCGAGCCTTAAGTCGAGGAAGATCGATATAGTGGCTTCGGGCATGAGCATCACCGACGAACGGAAAAGGGAAGTCAGTTTCTCCATTCCCTACTGGAAAACCAGGCAAATCCTGATCGCCGGGAAAGAAGCAAGGGTGACGGTGGAGCAGGCCCTGTCCGACGGGAATAAGATCGGGGTGCAGCGCGGTACGGCAGAGGCGAACTGGATTAAGGTAAATCTTATCGGGAAGGCGGGCAAGAGATTGGAACTGGTTCAGTATGACTCCCCAATGCTCGCCATCGAAGACGTGATCAACGGCCGTATCACGGCCGCGGCGATGAACGACGCCCCGGCCCTCGACGCGGCCGGGACAAAACCCGTGAAGATTCTGGGTGAGTTCGGCATGACCGAAGAGATGTTCGGCTACGCCGTCCGCAAAGAAGATACGGAGTTACTGAAAAAGGTGAACGAAGGTCTCAGGAGACTTATGAAATCACCGTACTGGACCGAACTTAAGAAAATATATATCGAAAAGTAG